From Halorubrum salinarum, the proteins below share one genomic window:
- a CDS encoding C-terminal binding protein → MPRVVLSAFPMIDPETYREVLADAVDEPVEVEVAELGSTDRLIDAAAGADAVVTDINTPVTEAALDATDLDVVVRSAVGVDNVDVAAAAERGVTVTRVPDYCTDEVATHSVSLLLACLRSLKPYDDAVAEGGWSWEAGVPTRRVSASTIGLLSFGPIAKRAAEQLSGFGADLIAHDPFVDAEEMADRGVEKVEFEALFDRADHVGVYAPLTDATRGIVDADALGRLGEDSVVVNVSRGPVVDADALLDALERDAIKAAGLDVLAEEPPEDDPLVGRDDTVVTPHAAWYSEEAKDDLNRSGAADVAAVLNGETPDGRVDPEADWL, encoded by the coding sequence ATGCCCAGAGTCGTGCTGTCGGCGTTCCCGATGATAGACCCGGAGACGTACCGCGAGGTCCTCGCCGACGCGGTCGACGAGCCGGTCGAGGTGGAGGTCGCGGAGCTGGGATCGACGGACCGCCTGATCGACGCCGCGGCGGGCGCCGACGCGGTCGTCACCGACATCAACACGCCCGTCACCGAGGCGGCGCTCGACGCCACGGACCTCGACGTGGTCGTCCGCTCCGCGGTCGGCGTCGACAACGTCGACGTGGCGGCGGCCGCGGAGCGCGGGGTGACCGTCACCCGGGTGCCGGACTACTGCACCGACGAGGTGGCGACCCACTCCGTCTCGCTGCTCCTCGCCTGCCTGCGCTCGCTCAAGCCGTACGACGACGCGGTCGCGGAGGGCGGGTGGAGCTGGGAGGCCGGCGTCCCGACCCGGCGCGTGAGCGCGTCGACGATCGGCCTGCTCTCGTTCGGCCCGATCGCGAAGCGGGCGGCCGAACAGCTCTCCGGGTTCGGCGCCGACCTGATCGCGCACGACCCGTTCGTCGACGCCGAGGAGATGGCCGACCGCGGCGTCGAGAAGGTCGAGTTCGAGGCGCTGTTCGACCGCGCCGACCACGTCGGCGTCTACGCCCCCCTGACCGACGCGACGCGGGGGATCGTCGACGCGGACGCGCTGGGCCGGCTGGGCGAGGACTCGGTGGTCGTCAACGTGAGCCGCGGCCCCGTCGTCGACGCCGACGCCCTCCTCGACGCGCTGGAGCGCGACGCGATAAAGGCCGCCGGCCTCGACGTCCTCGCCGAGGAGCCGCCGGAGGACGACCCGCTCGTCGGCCGTGACGACACGGTGGTCACGCCGCACGCGGCGTGGTACAGCGAGGAGGCGAAAGACGACCTGAACCGGAGCGGCGCGGCCGACGTGGCGGCCGTGCTGAACGGCGAGACGCCGGACGGCCGGGTGGACCCCGAGGCGGACTGGCTGTAG
- a CDS encoding DUF7536 family protein, with protein MSEDSSKPPMLVLLESLSFYRNVRIGAAAGALLALSLYLVRTLELLGPVIDTREYPLFGPDVWFLLLAFVLAATSALAVAVVLTVAAAVRGAREGGAQPPE; from the coding sequence GTGAGCGAGGACAGTTCGAAGCCCCCGATGCTGGTCCTGTTGGAGTCGCTGTCGTTCTATCGCAACGTCCGGATCGGGGCGGCGGCCGGCGCGCTGCTCGCGCTCTCGCTGTACCTCGTCCGGACCCTCGAACTGCTCGGGCCGGTGATCGACACGCGCGAGTACCCGCTGTTCGGGCCCGACGTGTGGTTCCTCCTGCTCGCGTTCGTGCTGGCTGCGACGTCGGCGCTCGCGGTGGCGGTCGTCCTCACCGTCGCGGCGGCTGTCCGGGGCGCACGCGAGGGCGGGGCGCAGCCGCCGGAGTAG
- a CDS encoding MarR family transcriptional regulator, protein MEGTQTEGLDDLPPSAKLVFKVLEYNGPLTQKGIVQESMLSARTVRYALERLEGIGVVDEDVYFADARQNLYKLTEPAQEFTADEGEASCTAD, encoded by the coding sequence ATGGAAGGAACTCAAACGGAGGGGCTCGACGACCTCCCACCGAGCGCCAAACTCGTCTTCAAGGTGCTCGAGTACAACGGACCGCTGACCCAGAAGGGGATCGTCCAAGAGTCGATGCTGTCGGCCCGCACCGTCCGGTACGCGCTCGAACGGCTGGAAGGGATCGGCGTCGTCGACGAGGACGTCTACTTCGCGGACGCCAGACAGAACCTCTACAAGCTCACGGAGCCGGCCCAGGAGTTCACCGCCGACGAGGGCGAGGCCTCCTGTACCGCCGACTGA
- a CDS encoding EMC6-like membrane protein, whose translation MSDDSGLSDHARGVVVTTICCLAGIAAGVVSAVYVGTDPASAASTTAVFVLGAFVIAQYPIFKAVGVGDLGVKDNLYVAFLTFTLWFISYTVLLTSAVDLGV comes from the coding sequence ATGAGCGACGATTCGGGCCTGTCCGACCACGCGCGCGGCGTGGTCGTCACGACCATCTGCTGTCTCGCCGGGATCGCGGCCGGCGTCGTCTCGGCCGTCTACGTCGGCACCGACCCGGCGTCCGCCGCGAGCACCACCGCGGTCTTCGTGCTCGGCGCGTTCGTCATCGCCCAGTACCCCATATTCAAGGCGGTCGGCGTCGGCGACCTCGGGGTCAAGGACAACCTCTACGTGGCGTTTCTCACGTTCACCCTCTGGTTCATCAGCTACACCGTCCTGCTGACGTCCGCCGTCGACCTGGGGGTCTGA
- a CDS encoding DUF6663 family protein, translating into MDPTTSGRFRVHDRRRRPDIDGESDGGAAGADAEEFVLVELADEPVDPTAPDAEDRYDPLYATAEGYEGDLGEAVDALRPGFVVDATLAWTDGSARFREVEVVRETRFRFADGVEGMFEAAVETWRQIRAEGEPVGSITTRSNDGDPNGALYLFADAPGSDTFDEVRTGRLPIEPLVARVNESRDDDGPREVFVLRPAAHEFVAVYVVFDRDGVLAQTVRDTYDLGAGLAAGLDASYPGGEGDAPASDVPDDASGDADDSDGDGPLDGDDDFDALDRL; encoded by the coding sequence ATGGACCCGACGACGAGCGGCCGGTTCCGCGTCCACGACCGGCGCCGGCGGCCGGACATCGACGGCGAGTCGGACGGGGGCGCGGCCGGCGCCGACGCCGAGGAGTTCGTCCTCGTCGAGCTCGCCGACGAGCCGGTCGACCCGACGGCCCCCGACGCCGAGGACCGCTACGACCCCCTCTACGCCACCGCGGAGGGGTACGAGGGCGACCTCGGCGAGGCCGTCGACGCGCTCCGGCCCGGCTTCGTCGTCGACGCGACGCTGGCGTGGACCGACGGCTCCGCGCGCTTCCGCGAGGTCGAGGTCGTCCGCGAGACGCGCTTCCGCTTCGCCGACGGCGTCGAGGGGATGTTCGAGGCGGCCGTCGAGACGTGGCGGCAGATCCGCGCCGAGGGCGAGCCCGTCGGTTCGATCACGACCCGGTCGAACGACGGCGACCCCAACGGCGCGCTGTACCTCTTCGCGGACGCGCCCGGCAGCGACACCTTCGACGAGGTCCGCACGGGCCGGCTCCCCATCGAGCCGCTCGTCGCGCGCGTGAACGAGTCGCGCGACGACGACGGTCCGCGGGAGGTGTTCGTGTTACGCCCCGCGGCCCACGAGTTCGTCGCCGTCTACGTCGTCTTCGACCGCGACGGCGTCCTCGCGCAGACGGTCCGGGACACCTACGACCTCGGGGCCGGGCTGGCGGCGGGGCTCGACGCGAGCTACCCGGGCGGCGAGGGCGACGCGCCCGCCTCCGACGTTCCGGACGACGCCTCCGGCGACGCGGACGACTCGGACGGCGACGGCCCGCTCGACGGGGACGACGACTTCGACGCGCTCGACCGCCTGTAG